The Thiosulfativibrio zosterae genome has a window encoding:
- the dapB gene encoding 4-hydroxy-tetrahydrodipicolinate reductase, whose translation MRVAIIGASGRMGKNLIVAVQETEGLQVSAAIERPDSSLVGADAGELAGIGKIGVALVGSLETVVDDFDVLIDFTTPVTTVHNLEVCVAKGKKIVIGTTGFDEAGLKAIHQAAETIGVVFAANYSVGVNLCLKLLKQAAEVLNEGYDIEVIEGHHRHKVDAPSGTALRMGEVVAETLGRDLKTCAVYGREGITGARDPNTIGFATVRAGDIVGDHTVLFATEGERVEITHKASSRMTFAKGAARSCHWIGSKEKGLFDMQDVLNLR comes from the coding sequence ATGAGAGTAGCCATTATTGGTGCCTCCGGGCGCATGGGGAAAAACTTAATTGTGGCGGTTCAAGAAACCGAAGGCTTGCAAGTGAGTGCCGCGATCGAGCGCCCAGATTCTAGCTTAGTTGGTGCGGATGCTGGTGAATTAGCCGGCATTGGAAAAATTGGGGTTGCTTTGGTCGGTTCATTAGAAACGGTGGTGGATGATTTTGATGTGTTAATTGATTTTACGACACCTGTAACCACGGTTCACAATTTAGAAGTGTGTGTTGCCAAGGGTAAAAAAATTGTCATAGGCACCACAGGGTTTGATGAAGCGGGATTGAAAGCCATTCACCAAGCCGCAGAAACTATCGGGGTGGTGTTTGCTGCCAACTACAGTGTGGGTGTGAATCTATGTTTAAAGTTGCTTAAACAAGCGGCAGAAGTTTTGAATGAAGGCTATGATATTGAAGTGATTGAAGGTCACCATCGTCATAAAGTAGATGCACCCTCTGGCACAGCTTTACGCATGGGTGAAGTGGTTGCCGAAACCCTAGGGCGTGATTTAAAAACTTGTGCGGTCTATGGTCGTGAAGGCATTACCGGCGCGCGTGACCCCAATACCATTGGGTTTGCAACCGTTAGAGCGGGCGATATCGTTGGTGACCACACGGTGTTATTCGCCACAGAAGGTGAGCGTGTTGAAATCACTCATAAGGCGTCTAGTCGCATGACTTTTGCCAAGGGCGCGGCGCGCTCTTGTCATTGGATAGGCAGTAAGGAAAAAGGTCTGTTTGATATGCAAGATGTTTTAAACTTGCGTTAA
- the dnaJ gene encoding molecular chaperone DnaJ: MSKRDYYEVLEVAKTASEAEIKKAYRKMAMRYHPDRNPDNKEAENKFKEASEAYEILSDAQKRQAYDQFGHAGVDGSAGRGGFGGGGGFADFGDIFGDIFGGGFSGGRQRGPQPGADLQYELEVSLEDAVAGTTVDIRIPTKEICDACDGSGAEKGSDVQVCPTCHGQGQVRMQQGFFSVQRTCPTCHGAGKIIKTPCKKCRGEGYTHSHKTLSVKIPAGVDNGDRIRLQGEGEIGETGAPRGDLYVRIRVKQHKIFERDGNTLYCELPLAFTTAALGGAIDVPTLNGKASLKIPAGTQSGQRFKLAGKGVKSVRTSHVGDMIVQVSIETPVKLTEEQKEILRSFEASLQGKHHKQHSPKEHSFFDSVKSFFTGEDDKKDDDKKDGPWN; encoded by the coding sequence ATGAGCAAAAGAGATTATTACGAAGTTCTAGAAGTGGCCAAAACCGCCTCAGAAGCCGAAATTAAAAAAGCCTACCGCAAGATGGCAATGCGCTATCACCCTGACCGCAATCCAGATAACAAAGAAGCCGAAAACAAATTCAAAGAAGCCTCAGAAGCTTATGAAATTTTGTCGGATGCGCAAAAACGCCAGGCCTATGACCAATTCGGTCACGCGGGCGTTGATGGTTCGGCAGGTCGTGGCGGATTTGGCGGCGGTGGTGGATTCGCGGATTTTGGTGACATCTTTGGTGATATTTTTGGCGGCGGCTTCAGTGGCGGTCGTCAACGCGGCCCACAACCGGGTGCGGATTTGCAATATGAACTAGAGGTTTCATTAGAAGATGCCGTGGCTGGCACAACGGTGGATATTCGTATTCCAACCAAAGAAATCTGTGATGCTTGTGATGGTTCTGGTGCCGAAAAAGGTTCAGATGTTCAAGTTTGTCCAACCTGCCATGGTCAAGGTCAAGTGCGCATGCAACAAGGTTTTTTCAGTGTGCAACGCACCTGTCCAACCTGTCACGGTGCAGGCAAGATTATTAAAACGCCTTGTAAAAAATGTCGTGGCGAAGGCTATACCCATAGCCATAAAACCTTGTCGGTTAAAATTCCAGCAGGCGTGGATAATGGTGATCGTATTCGTTTGCAAGGCGAAGGCGAAATTGGCGAAACAGGCGCACCTCGTGGCGATTTATATGTGCGCATTCGCGTTAAACAACACAAGATTTTTGAGCGCGATGGCAACACACTTTACTGTGAACTGCCCTTGGCTTTCACAACCGCAGCCTTAGGCGGTGCAATTGATGTGCCGACCTTAAATGGCAAAGCCAGTTTAAAAATTCCTGCCGGTACTCAGTCTGGACAACGCTTTAAATTGGCTGGCAAAGGTGTTAAATCAGTGCGCACCTCGCATGTTGGCGATATGATTGTGCAGGTGTCAATTGAAACACCGGTAAAATTAACCGAAGAACAAAAAGAAATCTTGCGTTCATTCGAAGCCAGTTTGCAAGGCAAACACCACAAACAACACAGCCCCAAAGAACATAGTTTTTTTGATTCGGTGAAATCTTTCTTCACAGGTGAAGATGATAAAAAAGACGATGACAAAAAAGACGGTCCTTGGAACTGA
- a CDS encoding VF530 family DNA-binding protein, which produces MTEQKNNPLHGITLEKMVVDLYEHFGWGGLGSRVKINCFNQDPSVKSSLKFLRRTPWARAEVEALYVATFVKK; this is translated from the coding sequence GTGACTGAACAAAAAAATAATCCATTACACGGCATCACGCTTGAGAAAATGGTGGTGGATTTATATGAACACTTTGGTTGGGGTGGTTTGGGTTCGCGGGTAAAAATTAATTGTTTTAATCAAGACCCCTCGGTGAAATCCAGTTTAAAGTTTTTGCGCCGCACCCCTTGGGCAAGAGCAGAAGTTGAGGCCTTGTATGTGGCGACTTTTGTTAAAAAATAG
- the dnaK gene encoding molecular chaperone DnaK, with amino-acid sequence MAKIIGIDLGTTNSCVAIMEGKEVKVIPNAEGARTTPSIVAYTNDGEVLVGDSAKRQAVTNPKNTLFAIKRLIGRRATDAVVTKDKDMVPYNIVAADNGDAWVEVNGKKLSPQEVSARTLMKMKKTAEDYLGYEVTEAVITVPAYFNDSQRQATKDAGKIAGLEVKRIINEPTAAALAYGMDKVKVDSKIAVYDLGGGTFDISIIEVADMDGEKQVEVLSTNGDTFLGGEDFDMVIIEYLVEEFKKEQGVNLKADPLALQRLREAAEKAKIELSSREQTDINLPYITADATGPKHLNLKITRAKFESLIEGLVARSIEPCRIALKDAGLSASEIDDVILVGGSTRVPMVQARVKEFFGKEPRRDVNPDEAVAMGAAIQGGVLSGDVNDVLLLDVTPLSLGIETMGGVMTKLIDKNTTIPTRKSQTFSTADDNQSAVTIHVLQGEREMASGNKSLGQFNLDEIPPAPRGMPQIEVTFDIDANGILNVSAKDKATNKEQHITIKSSSGLSEEEIEAMVKDAEAHAEEDRKLKELVEVRNQADAMIHGTRKLLTEQGEAVEASEKEAIEKAITDLEAAIKGDDKADIEAKSQALAAASQKVTEKAYSQQATDANAGAQQQGSSKADDDIVDAEFEEVKDDKK; translated from the coding sequence ATGGCAAAAATTATCGGTATCGATTTAGGAACTACCAACTCTTGCGTAGCCATCATGGAAGGCAAAGAAGTTAAAGTTATCCCAAACGCTGAAGGCGCGCGTACAACCCCATCAATCGTTGCTTACACCAATGATGGTGAAGTATTGGTTGGGGATTCTGCAAAGCGTCAAGCAGTGACTAATCCAAAAAATACTTTATTTGCAATTAAGCGTTTGATTGGTCGTCGTGCCACAGATGCGGTTGTGACCAAAGACAAAGACATGGTGCCTTACAACATCGTTGCCGCAGATAACGGCGATGCATGGGTTGAAGTCAATGGTAAGAAACTTTCACCACAAGAAGTTTCAGCGCGTACTTTGATGAAAATGAAGAAAACCGCTGAAGATTATTTAGGCTATGAAGTGACTGAAGCGGTGATCACGGTTCCTGCTTACTTCAACGATTCACAGCGTCAAGCCACTAAAGACGCTGGTAAGATCGCTGGTTTAGAAGTTAAGCGTATCATCAACGAGCCAACAGCAGCGGCTTTAGCTTATGGTATGGATAAAGTTAAAGTAGACAGCAAAATTGCGGTTTACGACTTAGGTGGTGGTACTTTCGATATTTCAATTATCGAAGTGGCTGACATGGACGGTGAAAAGCAAGTTGAAGTCTTGTCTACCAATGGTGACACTTTCCTAGGCGGTGAAGATTTTGACATGGTCATCATCGAGTACCTCGTAGAAGAATTCAAAAAAGAACAGGGTGTTAACTTAAAGGCAGATCCTTTAGCGTTACAGCGTTTACGCGAAGCGGCTGAAAAAGCCAAAATCGAATTGTCATCACGTGAGCAAACGGATATTAACTTGCCTTACATCACCGCAGATGCGACTGGGCCTAAGCACTTAAATTTAAAAATTACCCGTGCTAAGTTTGAATCTTTAATTGAAGGCCTAGTGGCGCGTTCTATCGAACCTTGCCGTATTGCACTGAAAGATGCTGGTTTATCCGCTTCTGAAATTGATGATGTTATTTTGGTTGGGGGCTCAACACGTGTGCCTATGGTACAAGCGCGTGTTAAAGAGTTCTTTGGTAAAGAGCCTCGTCGTGATGTTAACCCAGATGAAGCGGTGGCCATGGGTGCTGCGATTCAAGGTGGGGTATTGTCGGGTGATGTAAACGATGTGTTGTTGTTGGATGTAACACCGCTATCTTTAGGGATAGAAACCATGGGTGGTGTTATGACTAAGTTAATTGACAAAAACACCACAATCCCAACGCGTAAGTCACAAACTTTCTCAACAGCGGATGACAATCAATCTGCGGTAACCATTCATGTGTTACAAGGTGAGCGCGAGATGGCGTCTGGCAACAAGTCTTTAGGTCAATTCAACCTAGACGAAATTCCACCAGCGCCACGCGGTATGCCACAAATCGAAGTAACCTTTGACATTGATGCCAACGGTATTTTGAATGTGTCTGCTAAAGACAAGGCAACCAACAAAGAGCAACACATCACCATTAAATCGTCTTCTGGTTTATCTGAAGAAGAAATTGAAGCCATGGTAAAAGATGCCGAAGCGCATGCTGAAGAAGATCGTAAGTTAAAAGAATTGGTTGAAGTGCGTAACCAAGCAGATGCAATGATTCACGGTACGCGTAAATTATTGACTGAGCAAGGTGAAGCCGTTGAAGCTTCTGAAAAAGAAGCCATTGAAAAAGCGATTACAGACCTAGAAGCCGCTATCAAAGGCGATGACAAAGCTGATATTGAAGCCAAGTCGCAAGCCTTAGCAGCAGCAAGCCAAAAGGTAACTGAAAAAGCCTATTCACAACAAGCAACTGATGCCAATGCGGGTGCACAACAACAAGGCTCTTCAAAAGCAGATGACGATATCGTTGATGCAGAATTTGAAGAAGTTAAAGATGACAAGAAATAA
- the arfB gene encoding alternative ribosome rescue aminoacyl-tRNA hydrolase ArfB, which yields MLVLSPRLSLPLVEIEITAMRAQGAGGQNVNKVSSAIHLRFNIPTSSLPNYVKDNLLSSNDKRITKEGDLVIKAQRFRTQALNREDALARLVELLKTAMIQPKTRLATRPTRASQRRRLEAKTNRSVIKQLRGRVLDA from the coding sequence ATGTTAGTGCTTTCACCGCGCTTGTCGCTGCCTCTAGTCGAAATAGAGATTACTGCCATGCGAGCGCAGGGTGCGGGTGGTCAGAATGTGAATAAGGTTTCCAGTGCCATTCATTTGCGTTTTAATATTCCAACCAGTTCTTTGCCTAATTATGTCAAAGACAACTTGTTAAGCTCAAACGATAAACGCATTACCAAAGAGGGTGACTTAGTCATTAAGGCGCAGCGTTTTCGTACCCAAGCGTTAAACCGTGAAGATGCCTTGGCGCGTTTAGTGGAATTGCTAAAAACAGCCATGATACAGCCCAAAACTCGTTTAGCAACTCGGCCAACCCGAGCTTCGCAACGCCGCCGCCTTGAAGCCAAAACCAATCGCAGTGTGATAAAACAATTAAGAGGCAGGGTTTTAGATGCTTAA
- the grpE gene encoding nucleotide exchange factor GrpE, which translates to MSDKQTELNEEQIPTVDDAEQTLEQAEQAVSDDLTALLAEAKKEADAQKDLALRTLADMENLRRRTRIDIESAHKFALEKFVNALMPVLDSMDMGLVAARNTEASIESIREGLEMTFKQTLDVLNEFNVERIDPKGEVFDPKLHEALTMIPSPDHASNTVVDVIQKGYTLNERLVRPARVIVAQ; encoded by the coding sequence GTGTCTGATAAACAAACTGAACTGAATGAAGAGCAAATCCCAACGGTGGATGATGCGGAACAAACCTTAGAACAAGCCGAACAAGCGGTGTCGGATGACTTAACGGCTTTGTTGGCAGAAGCCAAGAAAGAAGCGGATGCGCAAAAAGATTTGGCTTTAAGAACGCTGGCGGACATGGAAAACCTAAGACGCCGTACGCGTATCGATATTGAAAGTGCTCATAAATTTGCGCTAGAAAAATTTGTAAATGCGCTCATGCCTGTTTTAGATTCGATGGACATGGGATTAGTGGCGGCGAGAAATACCGAAGCCAGTATTGAGAGCATTCGTGAAGGGTTAGAAATGACTTTTAAGCAAACACTGGATGTTTTAAATGAATTTAATGTTGAACGCATTGACCCAAAAGGCGAAGTATTTGACCCGAAATTGCATGAAGCCTTAACAATGATTCCTTCACCAGACCATGCAAGTAATACGGTGGTGGATGTTATTCAAAAGGGTTATACCCTTAATGAGCGTTTGGTAAGACCCGCGCGAGTCATTGTTGCTCAGTAA
- a CDS encoding pseudouridine synthase: MFWSLELSGHKTRLDRYISQQTTLSKSQVRMLVAQRKIWVDDQIAQSVQQTVDEFCEVRVEGQILAKKTPDYWMLYKPVGVLSATQDAKHPVAVDCLRALSVVQRQDLHLVGRLDLHSSGLLLLTNDGRWSQAMIAPHNKMPKVYQVVVQNPLTEQMVQGFNEGVFLTYEQVTTRPAKLKILAPNLAEVTLWEGRFHQIKRMFKRLGNRVMALHRVQIGPVKLDASLLPGQSRRLTPPEVQALSQVNTATNKENFSD; encoded by the coding sequence TTGTTTTGGAGTCTTGAATTGTCTGGCCACAAAACCCGACTTGATCGCTATATCAGTCAGCAAACGACACTCAGTAAATCGCAAGTGCGAATGTTGGTGGCGCAGCGCAAGATTTGGGTAGATGACCAAATCGCACAGTCCGTTCAGCAAACGGTTGATGAATTTTGCGAAGTGAGGGTTGAGGGGCAAATTCTAGCTAAAAAAACGCCAGATTATTGGATGCTCTATAAACCCGTCGGTGTTTTAAGTGCCACGCAAGATGCCAAACATCCTGTGGCGGTGGATTGTCTAAGAGCGCTTTCTGTAGTGCAACGCCAAGATTTGCATTTGGTGGGGCGTTTAGATTTACACTCTTCTGGGTTATTATTGTTAACCAATGACGGGCGTTGGTCGCAAGCCATGATTGCGCCGCATAATAAAATGCCTAAGGTATATCAGGTGGTGGTACAAAATCCACTCACGGAACAAATGGTGCAAGGCTTTAATGAAGGTGTTTTTTTGACTTACGAACAGGTCACCACTCGACCTGCAAAGTTAAAAATCTTGGCACCAAATTTGGCAGAAGTGACCCTGTGGGAAGGGCGCTTTCATCAAATCAAACGCATGTTTAAACGGTTAGGTAATCGAGTGATGGCATTACATCGCGTGCAAATAGGGCCTGTAAAGTTAGATGCCTCCTTGCTGCCTGGCCAAAGTCGGCGCTTAACGCCACCAGAAGTGCAGGCTTTAAGCCAAGTTAATACAGCAACGAACAAGGAAAACTTCAGTGACTGA
- a CDS encoding NAD(+) kinase: MFNNIVIYGKYNGIQSWELIDKAIHFLQSRHKTVFLDAFSCADFPIDRYGVKLVHRDEDLDNMDLAIVVGGDGTLLDVARSIVTKHIPVIGINLGRLGFLTDISPSVMIQSLSDIINGEYDHEKRNLLEVTIIKNNKVLFNQVAFNDVVLHKNDSPRMVEFETFIDNRFLSSQRSDGLIVATPTGSTAYALSAGGPILDPTMDVFSLVSINPHTMSNRPLVISGQSEVMIRPHENCEGNASIICDGQVTFHITADHKTFIKRHANLLTMIHPKGHDHLQLLRAKLNWGQKL, translated from the coding sequence ATGTTTAATAACATCGTTATTTATGGCAAATACAACGGCATTCAATCTTGGGAGCTGATTGATAAGGCGATTCATTTTTTGCAAAGCCGCCACAAGACTGTTTTTTTGGACGCCTTTTCCTGTGCTGATTTCCCAATTGACCGCTATGGCGTAAAACTGGTGCATCGTGACGAAGACCTAGACAATATGGATTTGGCTATCGTCGTCGGTGGCGATGGAACTTTATTAGATGTGGCGCGCAGCATTGTCACCAAACACATTCCAGTCATTGGCATCAACCTAGGGCGTTTGGGATTTTTAACAGATATCTCACCGAGCGTGATGATTCAATCGCTCAGCGACATTATTAATGGCGAATATGACCACGAAAAACGCAATTTACTAGAAGTGACCATTATCAAAAACAATAAGGTGCTCTTTAACCAAGTCGCCTTTAATGATGTGGTATTACATAAAAACGACTCGCCACGCATGGTCGAGTTTGAAACCTTTATCGACAACCGCTTTCTGTCTAGCCAACGTTCAGATGGTTTAATTGTGGCCACCCCTACCGGCTCTACCGCTTATGCGCTGTCGGCTGGCGGCCCGATTTTAGACCCCACCATGGATGTATTCAGTTTGGTTTCAATCAATCCACACACCATGAGTAATCGCCCCTTGGTGATTTCTGGGCAAAGTGAAGTGATGATTCGCCCTCACGAAAACTGCGAAGGCAATGCCAGCATTATCTGTGATGGTCAGGTGACTTTTCACATCACAGCAGATCACAAAACTTTCATTAAGCGCCATGCCAATTTACTCACCATGATCCACCCTAAAGGTCACGACCATTTACAATTGTTACGCGCCAAACTCAATTGGGGACAAAAACTGTAA
- a CDS encoding alkaline phosphatase PhoX has product MSQIRKINFIFESINRNKWSLIFAMLFLTSNLKGDPTMKFTKLNIAMAMAVSASTIALVGCGADGKDGAVGATGEVYSTQLDFTEVAPAITSEEKNVIRTTTAVKIAGESQTLSYTRLMKTGDTDNGETFGVVKDYQDQPALASDGSTYLCNGTDEGVGSGLDHVSLLQKNSKIYMVSQFECEPGAMYMNEVTQNSSTGALSATPNTLKFVSQKEGFGGWVHCAGMTTPWQSHLGSEEYEPNARNILSSADDKYYKATVDAFWKGDDSKSSAYYYGWTPEVSVDASGNPVYTKHYSMGRFAHELAYVMPDQKTTYLTDDGTNGMLFMFVADTAGDLSAGTLYAAKWNQTSDVGAGAAYLTWISLGHATNAQIEALLNKDNDKTTGTDAIKFADIFDTETPVSGVCPTPGDGLTTGFKSVNTSWGNECLKLKDINGDSTVDAADQALAGRLESRRMGAILGATSEFRKKEGITFNDSGKVMYIAMSQIGNGMEDNNASNDLGGNNDIKLTKNSCGAVYSLGVATDTTIGSDYVAYNMKGLVAGIPTTYSSTSALSGNTCDVDGIANPDNVTFLEGTSTLIIGEDTDMHPNDMVWSYDINTGKMQRIATGPFGSEMTNSYWYKDINGFGYLTNTAQHPFGEVSSTYVRPTGVESKTETGVIGPFNFSKLK; this is encoded by the coding sequence ATGTCACAAATCCGCAAAATTAATTTCATTTTTGAGTCAATAAACCGTAACAAATGGTCGCTAATATTTGCAATGTTATTTTTAACTTCAAATCTAAAGGGTGACCCTACAATGAAATTTACAAAATTAAACATTGCGATGGCAATGGCTGTTTCGGCTTCAACAATAGCTTTGGTTGGTTGTGGTGCAGATGGAAAAGATGGTGCGGTTGGCGCTACAGGTGAAGTCTATTCAACCCAGCTTGACTTTACTGAAGTTGCCCCAGCAATCACTTCAGAAGAGAAAAATGTGATTCGTACGACAACCGCTGTAAAAATCGCGGGTGAATCTCAAACTCTTTCTTACACGCGTTTAATGAAAACGGGTGATACTGATAACGGCGAAACCTTTGGTGTTGTAAAGGATTATCAAGATCAGCCCGCTTTAGCTTCAGATGGGTCAACTTATCTTTGTAACGGTACAGATGAAGGTGTTGGTTCTGGTTTAGACCACGTTTCATTGTTACAAAAAAACAGCAAAATTTATATGGTGTCACAGTTCGAGTGTGAGCCTGGCGCTATGTACATGAATGAAGTCACTCAAAATTCATCGACTGGTGCTTTGTCAGCTACCCCTAATACGCTTAAATTTGTAAGTCAAAAGGAAGGTTTTGGTGGATGGGTTCATTGTGCGGGTATGACTACACCTTGGCAGTCTCACCTAGGTTCAGAAGAGTATGAACCTAATGCTCGTAACATTCTTTCCTCTGCTGATGATAAGTATTACAAAGCAACCGTTGATGCCTTCTGGAAAGGTGACGATAGCAAGTCTAGTGCTTACTACTATGGATGGACTCCAGAGGTTTCTGTTGATGCTTCTGGTAATCCTGTATATACCAAACATTATTCAATGGGGCGATTTGCGCATGAATTGGCTTATGTCATGCCTGACCAAAAAACTACTTACTTAACAGATGATGGAACTAACGGTATGTTGTTCATGTTTGTAGCGGATACTGCAGGTGATCTTTCTGCGGGTACTTTGTATGCTGCAAAATGGAATCAAACTTCAGATGTCGGAGCAGGGGCTGCTTACTTAACTTGGATCAGTTTAGGTCATGCAACGAATGCTCAAATTGAAGCTTTATTGAATAAAGACAATGACAAAACAACCGGAACTGACGCGATTAAATTTGCTGACATTTTTGATACTGAAACGCCAGTTTCCGGTGTGTGCCCTACACCTGGAGATGGTTTGACTACAGGTTTCAAAAGTGTGAATACTTCTTGGGGTAATGAGTGTTTGAAGCTTAAAGACATTAATGGCGATTCAACCGTTGATGCAGCTGATCAAGCATTAGCAGGTCGTTTGGAGTCTCGCCGCATGGGTGCTATTTTAGGCGCAACCTCTGAGTTCCGTAAAAAAGAAGGTATTACCTTTAACGATAGTGGCAAAGTGATGTACATTGCTATGTCTCAAATTGGTAACGGTATGGAAGACAATAATGCCTCTAATGATCTAGGCGGCAATAATGATATCAAATTAACTAAAAACTCTTGTGGTGCTGTTTATAGTTTAGGCGTTGCTACCGATACAACGATTGGTTCAGATTATGTTGCTTATAACATGAAAGGTCTTGTTGCAGGTATTCCTACAACTTACTCTTCAACTTCAGCATTGTCAGGCAATACCTGTGATGTAGATGGTATTGCGAACCCTGATAATGTCACGTTCCTTGAAGGAACTAGCACATTAATCATTGGTGAAGATACTGATATGCATCCAAATGATATGGTTTGGTCATATGACATCAATACTGGCAAAATGCAGCGTATTGCAACAGGTCCATTCGGTTCTGAAATGACCAATTCTTATTGGTACAAGGATATCAACGGGTTTGGTTATTTAACCAATACGGCTCAACATCCGTTTGGTGAAGTGTCTTCAACTTATGTACGTCCAACTGGCGTTGAATCAAAAACTGAAACAGGCGTTATTGGCCCTTTCAATTTCAGTAAGTTGAAATAA
- the recN gene encoding DNA repair protein RecN, which produces MRTLNLGTGHIMLQELSIQNLALIEKLTLEFKTGFTTLTGETGAGKSILLDALGLCLGERADSGLVRYGTDRADVTADFAIQKVPHALEWLKQQELDDEDNCLLRRTVTSEGRSKAYINGLPVAIGQLKELSALLIDIHGQHEHQTLLHANQQLALLDAYAQHPDLVEKCRKNYQAWSKLTQHYQKLTAEQSDKTSKIELLEFQLKEFNKVSPQAEEFELLSEEQNALSHAQEIQQASLNAYELIDGEDGVSERLARAIDELESAVEFQPQLKNTLTQLNSLLIEAQEAAADCQHQGNSIELDPERLQQVEERLAELFGLAKKYHLSPEELVGKHQQLRQELDLLTDSSNSLEHLETEIKNAFQTFEQSAKTLSASRQKSAKILAKTVTASMHELGMPNGQFEIAITPLEKPLATGSDRVELLVTANKGQPLQPLAKVASGGELSRISLAIQVASAEVASLPTLIFDEVDVGIGGGIAEVVGQKMQTLGSHRQVLSITHLAQVAAHGNQHYHISKTTENDLTFTQVNELNTADRIEELARMLGGLKITEQTRSHAQEMLETAQSISTSPN; this is translated from the coding sequence TTGCGCACACTCAACTTAGGCACTGGACACATCATGCTGCAAGAACTCAGTATTCAAAATCTCGCTCTTATTGAAAAACTCACCCTAGAATTTAAAACGGGTTTCACCACCTTAACAGGCGAAACCGGTGCGGGTAAATCCATTTTATTAGACGCATTAGGCTTGTGCTTGGGCGAAAGAGCTGACAGCGGACTGGTGCGCTATGGTACGGATCGCGCGGATGTCACTGCCGACTTTGCCATCCAAAAAGTACCCCATGCCCTTGAATGGCTCAAGCAACAAGAGCTCGATGACGAGGACAATTGTTTATTACGCCGCACCGTAACCAGCGAAGGTCGCTCTAAGGCCTACATCAACGGACTGCCCGTGGCGATTGGGCAGCTCAAAGAACTCAGCGCCCTGCTGATTGACATACACGGTCAACACGAACACCAAACGCTCTTACACGCCAACCAACAACTTGCGTTATTGGATGCTTACGCGCAACACCCAGACTTGGTCGAAAAATGCCGTAAAAACTACCAGGCCTGGTCAAAATTAACGCAACATTATCAAAAATTAACCGCTGAACAGAGCGACAAAACCTCCAAAATAGAACTCCTAGAGTTTCAACTCAAAGAATTCAATAAGGTTTCACCACAAGCGGAAGAATTTGAATTATTGTCTGAGGAACAAAATGCCCTGTCACACGCCCAAGAAATCCAACAAGCCAGCTTAAATGCTTATGAACTGATTGATGGAGAAGATGGCGTGAGCGAACGCTTGGCCAGAGCAATTGATGAATTAGAGTCGGCGGTAGAATTTCAACCACAACTTAAAAACACCTTAACTCAGCTTAACTCATTATTGATAGAAGCCCAAGAAGCCGCTGCAGATTGCCAGCATCAAGGCAACAGCATTGAACTGGACCCAGAACGCTTACAACAAGTTGAAGAACGCTTGGCAGAGCTGTTTGGCTTGGCCAAAAAATACCACCTTTCGCCCGAAGAATTGGTGGGAAAACACCAACAACTGCGCCAAGAACTTGACCTACTCACCGACTCTTCTAACTCACTAGAACACTTGGAAACCGAAATTAAAAACGCTTTCCAAACATTCGAACAATCTGCCAAAACTTTGAGTGCATCGCGACAAAAATCGGCCAAAATTTTAGCCAAAACCGTCACCGCCTCTATGCACGAACTGGGTATGCCCAACGGTCAATTTGAAATAGCAATTACGCCTTTAGAAAAACCGCTGGCAACGGGCAGCGACAGGGTCGAACTTTTGGTGACCGCCAACAAAGGCCAACCTTTGCAACCACTTGCCAAAGTGGCTTCAGGAGGTGAATTGTCGCGCATCAGTCTAGCTATTCAAGTGGCAAGTGCCGAAGTCGCCAGTTTGCCAACTTTGATTTTTGATGAAGTGGATGTCGGCATCGGTGGCGGAATTGCCGAAGTGGTCGGGCAAAAAATGCAAACTCTCGGCAGCCATCGTCAAGTCTTGTCTATCACCCATTTGGCGCAAGTGGCCGCGCACGGCAATCAACATTACCACATTAGCAAAACCACCGAAAACGACTTAACCTTTACCCAAGTCAACGAACTGAACACCGCAGACCGCATTGAAGAACTCGCAAGAATGCTCGGCGGACTCAAAATCACCGAACAAACCCGCAGCCATGCACAAGAAATGCTAGAAACGGCGCAATCCATATCAACAAGCCCGAATTAA